One window from the genome of Salvia miltiorrhiza cultivar Shanhuang (shh) chromosome 7, IMPLAD_Smil_shh, whole genome shotgun sequence encodes:
- the LOC130992322 gene encoding uncharacterized protein LOC130992322 isoform X1 has protein sequence MMGRTLKSAIRCVQTAAECPRLTKLSLHAPKSVEVEFDNGSAYNLSAEYLRVYSPAVDSKIRSVGGEKVIAGRRDVGIMSAEPVGNYGVRLLFDDLHKTGIFTWDYFYYLGSNKFSLMRNYIGTLKKHGLSRDPRTRK, from the exons aTGATGGGGCGAACTCTCAAGAGCGCGATTC gtTGTGTACAGACGGCGGCCGAGTGCCCTCGCCTCACCAAACTCTCACTTCACGCTCCTAAATCa GTGGAGGTGGAATTTGATAACGGCAGTGCATATAATCTGTCAGCTGAATACTTGCGAGTATATAGCCCTGCAGTTGACAGTAAGATCAGATCAGTTGGAGGAGAAAAG GTTATAGCTGGGAGGCGTGATGTTGGGATCATGTCTGCAGAACCTGTGGGAAACTATGGAGTGAG ATTACTTTTCGATGACTTGCATAAAACAGGGATCTTCACATGggattatttttattatcttggTAGCAACAAGTTTTCGCTCATGAGAAACTACATCGGAACGCTAAAGAAACACGGTCTTAGTCGTGACCCAAGAACAAGGAAGTGA
- the LOC130992322 gene encoding uncharacterized protein LOC130992322 isoform X2, producing MMGRTLKSAIRCVQTAAECPRLTKLSLHAPKSVEVEFDNGSAYNLSAEYLRVYSPAVDSKIRSVGGEKVIAGRRDVGIMSAEPVGNYGVRDLHMGLFLLSW from the exons aTGATGGGGCGAACTCTCAAGAGCGCGATTC gtTGTGTACAGACGGCGGCCGAGTGCCCTCGCCTCACCAAACTCTCACTTCACGCTCCTAAATCa GTGGAGGTGGAATTTGATAACGGCAGTGCATATAATCTGTCAGCTGAATACTTGCGAGTATATAGCCCTGCAGTTGACAGTAAGATCAGATCAGTTGGAGGAGAAAAG GTTATAGCTGGGAGGCGTGATGTTGGGATCATGTCTGCAGAACCTGTGGGAAACTATGGAGTGAG GGATCTTCACATGggattatttttattatcttggTAG